A region of the Pantoea alfalfae genome:
TGCCACAGGTCGCGATCTATCACGCACCTGATATCAATGCCTTTGCGACTGGTGCGCGTCGTAACGCCTCACTGGTGGCTGTCTCAACCGGTCTGTTGCAGAACATGAGCCGTGATGAGGCGGAAGCGGTGCTGGCGCACGAAGTGTCGCACATCGCCAACGGTGACATGATTACCATGACGCTGATCCAGGGTGTGGTGAACACCTTCGTGATTTTCGTTTCACGTATTCTGGCACAGATTGCGGCGGGCTTTATGTCCGGCAACCGTGATGGCGAAGAGAGCAGCAACGGCAATCCGTTGGTCTACTTTGCGGTGTCGATGGTGCTGGAGCTGGTATTTGGTATTCTTGCCAGCATCATCACCATGTGGTTCTCGCGTCATCGTGAGTTCCACGCCGATGCCGGTTCAGCGAAGCTGGTCGGTCGTGAGAAGATGATTGCGGCGTTGCAGCGCCTGAAAACCAGCTACGAACCGCAGGAGCCGAGCAGCATGCTGGCGTTCTGTATCAACGGTAAAGGTAAATCATTCAGCGAGCTGTTTATGTCGCATCCGCCGTTAGATAAGCGTATTGAAGCACTGCGCAGCGGTCAGTATCTGAAGTAGCGTTAAGCAGAGCAAAAAAGGCGACCCGCGGGTCGCCTTTTCTGTTTAGAAACCATAATCAGACTGCCTCTGACAGCAATATCTTAGCTCAACATGCAGGGAACCCGGGCAGAGGAGGAAAGCGTCCCGCGCCAGGACAAAAACGCCGGGAGCGTTTTTAAACAACGCAAAGCGTTGGACCGTTTACGGTCGCACCTCAGGGATGAGGTGCGCAATGGTACGGGCCGACCGTTATGGATGACAGAAATCTTTCCGAGCTGACCGGGTTCCCTGTGAAGGCCCGGCCTGACAGCGAATCGGCTCACCCTCTGCCAGGTGGGTCGCCTTTTCTGTTTCTGCCATCAGGCGCGGGTCTGCGTCATCCGCGACACACTGACCAGTGCGGCCACGGCGGCAAAGCTGCCCGCCAGCAGCAGCGAAACGTGCGTCCCACGTTCATTAAACA
Encoded here:
- the htpX gene encoding protease HtpX translates to MMRIALFLMTNLAVMLVFGLILSLTGIQSSSVQGLMIMAGLFGFGGAFVSLLMSKWMALRSVGGEVIEQPRNETERWLVDTIGRQAQQAGIAMPQVAIYHAPDINAFATGARRNASLVAVSTGLLQNMSRDEAEAVLAHEVSHIANGDMITMTLIQGVVNTFVIFVSRILAQIAAGFMSGNRDGEESSNGNPLVYFAVSMVLELVFGILASIITMWFSRHREFHADAGSAKLVGREKMIAALQRLKTSYEPQEPSSMLAFCINGKGKSFSELFMSHPPLDKRIEALRSGQYLK